The Eulemur rufifrons isolate Redbay chromosome 14, OSU_ERuf_1, whole genome shotgun sequence sequence AGTTTGACTCAGGATCCAAATAAGGGCCACAGATTGCAATTGGTGATATGTCTTTTTTAGCCTCTTTTAATATACagcttccctctctgtctcttccttttccttgacAATGTATTTGTTGAAGAATCCAGGTTGTTTGTCCTATGGTGTTTCCCACAGTCCCAATTCTGCTGGCTGCATTCCATGGTGATGTCTAACGTGCTCCCGTCTCCTCTGTATTTCCTGCAATTGGTATTTGCATCTAGAGGCTTGATCATAGTCTCAGGTTTGATTTTGGGGGGCAAAAACACCTCACAGGTGGTGGTGTTTCCTTCCAACAAGAGCCAAATAATGCCTGATTATCTCTTACAATGTGATATATGATGTTAGCTGCTCTTGAAACTCGATACATGGATCCATTACTTCATGGTGAtattctaattctaaaattctttcttcatttattagccagaatatatagaaacaatagAAACGTCTCTTCATCTATGATCTGATAAAGGGAGATAGATGCTTGAGTCTTTCCCTTTACttgccagtttttaaaataatgaggtgATTTGTTAGCATTTTCCAAAggtgaacaattttttaaaaatcatatgaacTTGGGGATTTCAACATATTTGTCTTTCAACCCATTACAGTTATTACCCTTCTTGATATTCGAATTATCCCATATTTTTGCCATTGGGAGCCTCTTTAAGTTTGTCCCTGAGTCTTTTTTGACATTACCCTAGTAATATTTGCTAGAAACCGATCTTCAGAAACATACGATCTCAATGGGCAAAACAGGTCAGGACAACTGAAGCAGAATATTATTTCCgagctctttcttttctctctcctttggtTCAAATGCTTGACTTCCCCAGTGAAGGTCTCCCCGCTCTCCCTGCTTCTGTGTCCTTCTTGACTTGAATGCCCCAGAGCACCCTCACCTCCCGCTGTGCCTGCCCGAAAGTCCCCTGCTTTGCTGGAGTTTCAAAAGGTAGAAAGTCAGCATTGGAAGTGTCCTAGTGACCCTAGGAGGGGACATGTAGTCCCAGGCGAGTTGTACCAGGTgtcaggcaggcagggcaggccgACTTCCCAGGTGGTGCTCTTCCCGCCATCTCTCATGTGAGATTTATAGTTCCAGCACAGCCTAAGTGTTTTAATCTTCTAACTCTTCCCAGGCTCTGATCTTCACCTGCATGCAGCCCGGGGTCACAGCAGCCCCAAGCGCCTGCCTTTGACTTGGCCCTTGCTACCAGACCTCCCTCTACACCTTGCCTCTCAGTTCTAGTCTGTCTCAGCCCATCTCAATCTCTATCCCTATCTCTTTCTCTTAAGCCTCAAAGAAAGCATTGCACTATCTTATTTAATCATCTCAACAATCTTCtgattgtccccattttatagataagggaaCTTGCCTCTAAGTGCCaatctgggatttgaacccacacaCGCAGGCTCCACATCCCCTTCATCTCACTGACCACAATCACTTGTCCCCTTTTCATTCTCCTTGAACAATTAActacttattttcctttaaaaaaataataaaacatatatctaTCCTCTGATATTAGAATTaagacatacacatacaaatttaagcaatagaaatttattttttttaaagtaaatcaagTCCCTCTTTTCTCAGACTTCAAAATAATCACCATCAACTATTGAGTGTATTTCCTTCCAGACCtttttctacataaatatttataaataaacaatttttctaaaaatgcgGTTTTTCTATATGTACTTTCCTGTACATTGCTTTACTCATTAATTTGTCAACTGGTTCTTGTGCTTAGAACATTTATATCTTCTGCATTCTATTTAACAGCTTCAGTTTTCCATTGTTACTGTAAATTAGTTAGTCGATGCCATACTGATGAACTTcggggttgtttccaatttttcattatttcaaacaatgctgcaatTAGCACCCTTGTACATTTAGCTTTCCACACTTGTGTAACTATTTCCATAGGATAATTCCTGGAAATGGAATTTCTAAGTCAAAACtgtacacatttaaaattttaataaatattcaactGACCTCCAAAAGGGCTGTATGGATTTACATTTACACAATGAGTGCCTGTTTTCTGCACATACTTGCCAGATTGATGTtatgaatttttttcacttttgtctATCTGATTAGtgaaaagtattttattactgctttattTTACATTACTAAGTTATTGTTGAGGTTGAGCATGTTTattcttaatttctgtttctttggtgaatttatgTTCTTTGTTCACATTTGTCTgggttgcttttttctttttgactcatGAACACTTCTTATATATTGTATTAATCTTTTTCACAtgtgttagaaatattttcccagtttaatgtttgtattaatagtttgacGTGCCATacagaattttttgtttgtttgttttttggggtttttttgagacagttttgctctgtcatcccagctagagtgctgtggtgtcatcatagctcactgcaacctcaaactcctgggctcaagtgatcctcctgcctcagctcccaagtggctgggactacaggtgtgcaccaccacgcctggttaatttttctatcttttgtagagacggggtcttgctcttgctcaggctggtctcgaactcctgacctcaagtgatcctctcacctcagcctcccagagtgctaggattccaggtgtgaggcTCTGCTCCTGGCCTAGAAGTTTTAACTGTTAATATGATCAAACTTAAAAGTCTTTTGGCTTGTGTATTTCTGGTTTTCATGTCATTTTCAAAAGGACTTGTCCATCCCAAAGATGTAAGAATGTTCATCCACTTTTCccttttaatgttttgtttttacatttaaatcttttggCATAATGAATGAAACAGAGATACAGCTTCCCATGTTCCCCTTCCTGACTAGTTAATTGTtcaagaaataattatagaataacTAATCCTTTCCCAACCAATTTACAGTATCACCCTTATCACATAAGTGCTAAATTCCCATGTGCATTTGAggctatttctggactctttgtTCTGATGGATTATGCCAGTCCTGTGCTAGGACCAGCATGCTGTGGCTGTATTTCATGTCTTAGTATTTAGTAGAGGAGGTCCCTCCATAACTCTTCTGTTTCAGAATGTTGTGGTTTTTCTCATTATCATTCTGCCTgaactttcaaattattttatcaagTTTCCTAAATAATCCTTCTGAGATTTAGAGCCTGCATTGAATTTATGGATTTGGGGAAAACTGACATCTTTTATATTATCAAGTCTTCATATCCAAGAATAATGTAGTACTCTTTCCTTATTCaagtctttccttttttaagtGACTCCAAAGGCTGTAGTTTTTTTGATTGATCCAATATAGGGTCTGTACATTTCTTGCTACTTCTagatattttatggtttttgtttctcttatgaATGGGGTATTTCCTTCCATTAATTTGCTaactagttattttaaaaagctgctgCTTACTTATATTTTGTCCTTAAAACTTATCTCTACCCACACCCTCTTTACAGAGCTCACCTGTGTTGGCCTTGAGTACCATTTCCAAGTTCATGACTCCTAATGGCCACCATCTTGTCCTCTCTCCCAAACTACCATTTTACTTCTAACTTGGGGTTTcccaaatttcaaaaattaggtcataatttttcatattctgtATACTACCTGtaccattatttatttgcttaatattttttctttaaagcaacttattaaagataaatttagCCTTATCTTGAGCAATAACATCCATGAAATAACAAGTGGCCTGATATGttggttataatttttctaatataataaacataaacacaaaactattaaagttttcaaaaatgttcTTCATACTACttaaaaacttctattttatCATCCACATTTCTTGAAACTCTGTTCCAGCGGATAACAAACCTTTTAACCTGAATATTCACCATTGCTTCAAATTCAACATTCTTCCTTCAAAGCCACTCTCAACCCCAcctttcttgctctgtcacctcccCAAACACCGGACTTCTGAACTTGGGCTTCATGTATGACCAATGCCTCTTCTTCATCCCCATCTTGAGGATGTCTTCTTTCAGCTGCCTCTTGCAACTCTTCCTTGCCCTCCATCCTCCCAGATACCCTCCTTATCCTTCTCCCTGGTGACAGATCGCCTCCCAGCAGACTTCCTCTGGATTCCTGCCAGAGACCCTGCATGTTGCTCAGAAGCTGATCTTTCTGAACCAGCTTCCACATGGCTGGACTTACTGTATCATTTAATCACCCCCCCACCATGTCCTACTGTTCCATAGACAATCATACTGTGACGTTGGGGCCTTCTCTCCTCCCTATGGCTCATCCAAACCTTACCTGTCCCAGGAAGCCTTTTTGGATGACTCCAGCCCTCTCTCTATTATTCCTGCAGCACTGTCTACTGTTGACTTAGGTGTTTCATCTCCCTGAGTAGACTACAAGGTGCTTGAGGGCAAGCTTCATGGCTGACTATTCCTTCTGCATCAGTGCATTGCCAAGAACAcagtaagtgctccataaatgcttACTGATTCACTGCATGGTGGCATTCCCAAAGACTTACCTCAAACTCTACCTCTCCCTGCTACTGGCCACAGCTATTTACCCCTCCCCACACAACCTTCAACTCCCACCAACCAAGGGcaagatggaagaagaaaaaaaaaaatgtgagaaaggCGGAACACACTGAAATATAAGAAGCCAGCTCTAGGATCATTAgtcttttaatatattattctgaaaagaaaggaattaaaaaaaagttcctgACATctcttctgttttgcttttgtttttaatttaaataaataccctgcccaccccccacccgctaaaatttccctccttccccctgatCCCGCCCATCCCTGGCGCTAGACCCTCACCCCAGAACTAAGTAAGATGCCTGTTTCAGAGCAGGCCACGCTGACTACCAAATTCTGGCAAATAGTAAATACTGGAAATGGTCTCCGGCCCTCTGCTCACCTGGGCCCCTCCCTTCTCTCAGTCCACTCCTCgtgcccacccctccctggcTGTGGGGTGGCGTGGGTGGCGGGCCGTTAGGCATTGGCGTTGGGGAGAGTGCAAACTTGGCCTTGATTCTTCACTCCCTGCTCAGGAGTGGGTCAGAAGGGCCCAGAATTGCCCTCCagactaaaataaataacaaaataaatacccCTCCCCAACGACTCCCGACTCTACAAAAGAGCTCCTCTACCTCACTCTATAGGCCCTCTCTTTCATTCGACCCACCCCCCCATCCTTCCTCCCGAGCCCTTCCTTCCACCCCCCCATGCTGACCTCTGCCCTCTCAGGAGGAGAGGGCTACCACACTCAATGGGGAGAACAGCCGCAGGGTCTCACCCCGACTTCAAGCaaacccttcctcctcccccaaatctCTCGGTGCTGCTGTTGGCACCCCAATCCCGATGGGCCTGGCAGCCTCCCGATCTccggggctggggtggagggcaggggttCTCCCTGGCTCTCTCTCACCTGATCCTTCAGTGTCTCTCAAGGCAAATCTCCCGGGAGAGCCGGGCTCGCCCGCCCCGCTCCCCAGCCCAGGTGCCCCGGCCTCCCCGCCCTCCTCAGATGGCAGTGTCCCAGAGGACGGTGTGCTGCCGGCGGCAGGGCGGGGTGCCGGACTTGCGGGGCTCGGGCCCCCGCCGCCAGCTGGGGAGGATGGGCATGCTCTCCTGCTTGCAGAGGCCTCGGTCGGGGCGGTGGCGCGCTTTGATCTCCTTGCACACGCAGCGCTTGCGCTCGATCACCTCCAGCAGCTTGCCGTCGCGCTCGCGGGCCGGCTGGGGCGGCAggggcagcggcagcggcagcgcgGGGTGGGTCTGTGCCACCGAcgaggggagaaaggaaaagggggGGGGGACGTCGAGGACCTCAGAGTGACCTGGCCCAGTTCCCGCTCCTGAGAGCAACGCTTTCCCCCCAAAACAAGTCCTCTCTTGCCCCCCTGTCCTCTCTGTCTGGCTGAAATCCAACCCCTGCCTGTCTTTGTCCAGCCGGGCGCCCTGGTGCCGCGCTGAGCCTCTGTCACCCTGAGGAAGGggtgccttttaaaaattgtcttcttaGATGGCTACAATTTTTAATTGGTCCACCCGGAGGGAGTCCTTTCTCTAAATGGCACAAAGGCGCACTGTCGGCTGGCGGCGGCCTCAACTGATCTCCAAGCCAGGCCCTGCCGCGTGGCCCTTCTCAAGCAGCCCCTTCCTGGATCCTCCCTGACCCCTCCACTCTCAACCCCGGGTCCCCATTAGTCTCTGCCAACTTGGCTGACTCAGGCCCCAGCCCACTGACCCCTTTCCACACCCAGGCCTTCTCCTCTACCTGCTCCTtcgcaattaaaagaaaaaccaagccTCACCTGGCTGGGGGCATCCCTGGGCTGGGTGCAGGGCCGGGGGGTGTGGAGCGCGGCCTGCCGGACTCCCGAGGTGGAGGCCGAGCGCCCCAGGCGGTAGCCTCCCGTGAAGTCTGAGGCGGAAGGAGGAGGAGTGAGTAGGGCAGGGGCCTCCggtgccccctcccccagttccCAGAGAAGAGCCCCCGTCCAGGCTGCCCCTGCCTcatgggaggaggaagggggaatgGAGATGTGGTGCAAAGGCTTAGGGCCCTGGACGTGGAGGCCAACAAGTGAGCAGGTTAGGCGAGGCAGACCCTGGGAGATTCTCCCCAGCCAGCCCCATCTGTGTACAGGTGTGTGCAGGCAGGTGTCACCTCCATTGCGGTGGCAGGCAGGGAAGGTCTGGCAGGGTATAGGCAGCGCCGTGCGGCTCCCTCCACGGTCTCCTCCATGGTGGATCCTGGCCAGCAGGCCCTCTGCCCCCTGGCTCCTCACTGGGATCCCTGATGTCATAGGGCCCCTGTCCTCACGCTCCACCTTGCCTGGACCCTCAGCACTGCCATTCCAGGCCCGGGCGCCATCCTCGACCTCTGCTGGGATGACACAGAGAACTGAGTGCCTGCTCGTGGGAGGGGTCCTTCTGTCCCCCCCAGCCACACACAGTGCAGCATGGGTGGACCAGGAAACCGGCCCGAGTCACAGCAGGAATGGGACTACCTCACactcccccagcacacacacgtACAGGAGGGACTCCAGTCCCGCCACCTTCCTTTCCACACATTGGTATCATCCCCTGGGGCTGAGAATCATATACATTTGTTGCTTCCAAACCCTTTTGCCTAGTCAGCGGGTCTTCCTCTACCCCAGCTTTAGCTTCCAAGCTCCTCCAGCTCCAGACAGGGCCAGAATGACTGCCCTCCTGCCAGCAAGACCAGTAGGGGGAGAATCCCAAATCCTGAGCTCGGAAGGGGGCTGCTGGGGGGAAGGGCTGCATGTGAACTAAGCTCATCTCTGAGAGTAGGCCTGGCAGAGCATTGTGTTGCCAGGCAACGGTAGGggcctccctcttctctccctcccgtCAGGATGGGTTGCCATGGTAACAGCTGGGAGGCAGCTGTGTTTAGCTCCTAGTGTGcgcacactcacaaacacacacccctgcagcccagggaaggaggggcagggagcagaccAGGTCAGGGCCACATTCGACCCCCTCCCTATGCCAGACCTTCCTGCCCCTCCGGTACACACTTGGGGACCCCAGCCCTTCAGCCTGCTGCCCACACCCATCCCTCCTGTCTCCCACGAAATTTCCTAGACCTGGACTTCCCAGACCAAGGCTGTGACTTCCAAATAACCCCTCCAACACCACCCCCAAACCATCATGAGCATCCCCAGCCACCTccccccattccccacccctcacTCACTGTCCAGGTCCtttgccttcctccctccatACAGGACTTTCCTCTGCAGAGCCCAGCCTGCCCCAAATGTCGTGGCgcccatctcctcttcctcctctggtgTCCCTGCACTGGCGATGACGTGGGCGCAAGAGATGCTGGCAAAGGCACCCCCATCGGTCCCTTGCTCCTGTAGCTGGATCTTGACCATGGGGGATGGGGCCCCCACTCCACAGCCCTTATTCAGCACCCCCCCAGCCTTGAGGCTCTCGTAGGCAGGGGGTCTCTTGagcccagctgctgctgctgggtaGGTCCAGAGGGGGGCAAGGGGGCCTGCAGTTGGGTCCGGAAGGCTGTGAGGGGAGGCCAGGCAGCCGCGGTGGTGGAGGACCCCAGCTGCTGCGCCCATGGCCCCGCTGTGGGGGCTGGACTTCCCTGGCACAGGGGGCCTCGAGCTGGTGCACAGCATCCCGTGGAGGACTGAGATCTCCTTCTCCGTCTTTGGCTCCCCAGCACCCAGGGGTGGACCAGCTGGCAGGACGGAGTGCGTGGTCACCTTGACTGCCGAGTACACCATGGTGTAAGACACGGCCTTGTCCTTGGGGGGGCCGGGGAGCAAGGCGGCCGGGGCAGGGGGGGCTGCCGGCGCCCCCGCCGCCTTGGGGCAGATCATGCTGTGGGAGTTGGGGAGCTCCCGCTCCCCCCGGGGCTGGCCAGAGCCCTGGGGTGGCAACGGTGTGGAGTGGCTCCGGGCCCGGCCCGATGGTCCCAGCAGCAGCAGGTTGGCAGCAGGAGGCGGAGGCAGTGGGGGAGGCGTCTCCCGCTCCCGTGCAGGCACTTGGGGAGCTGGGGTGGAGCTCACTGGCTCCTTGGAGTGGCAGAGGACCGGTAGCCTTGAGACCCCATCGCCAGGGGTTCGAGAAGCAGATTTGGCTTGGGGGAAGGCCAGGAGTGGAGGACGGTGCTGCAGGAGATTGGGGAAGGGTGGGGGGATTTCACAAGGGGTGGTCTTGGTGGGCGTCCCGTCCCTCCTGCTTGGGAGGGCTGAAGCTGGACGACGGTGGGTGTGGGGCTGAAGGGCGTGAGGCTGGTGAGGCGGGGAGGTTGCCATCAAGGGAGGTGGCCCATTGGCCCGGCCTTCCCCTGCCTCTTCGGGCAGCGGGTACTTCATCTCCTCATATATGGCCTCCCCCTCTTCGGAGTCCGAGTCAGTGCCAGCTGGAGGGGTCGGGCCCCCTCCCCCGAGAGGGGGCCCAGTCAGGccccctccacttcctcctccccccctgAAGACGTCCCCCACCATCTCAATGTACACGGGCTCTTCCTCCTGGGCACCCACATCTGGGTCCCCAGTTACTCGGGACCCCCTACTGAGGCGCTGCAGGGGCAGGTTCCCCCCTCGaggagagggggctggggggcaggactCATCGAAGGAGACAGAGAGCTGGGTGTTGGGGCTTCGCCTGGGCTTCTGCGGAGGAACCTTCCGGCTGGACTCCCGGCCCTCTGGGGTTGGCTTCTGTGAGCCTGGGCAGcatgggaaagagaaaataaaccgGGTTTTtaatggggagaggaggggggaaCCCTTCTAACCTCCTGACCCATCTGCAAGGACATATCAGCCTCTTCATTTTCCCACACCCCTCAACCTATAGCCCTAGGTTGAGTCCTTTTCTACCAGTCAGCCCTCCCTCATGTCCCTTCAAGGCCACCACCACTTTCCCAGGAATGAACTTTCCAGGGAGTGTCCCCTGCCCTTGAATGGTTCCTCTCAGGCCCATCCAAAAGGACCTCCCCATTCCTTTTGAGAATGGAACCTTCCACTTCCTAGGTTCTTCCCTGAATGAACCTCCCTGCAGGCCTCCCCTGGCCTGGAATAGatcctcccagctcccagctccccctGGGGAGGGATGGGGGGTGTCTCACCTGCTTTTTTGCTAGGGGGTGTCTCTGCCCCCGACCCCACCATGCTGAGCTTGGTGCTGGGGTGTCTCCGGGGCTTAGCGGGAGGTCTTCGGGTGCTGCTGTCCTCTGTGAgacccccactgcccaccccagggCCACCTCCCACACTGTCCATGCTGCCCACTGAGTGGCAGGAGAGGGAGCGTGGGGCCATGGCGCtgcggcaggggtggggggtgtgctCCTGGGAGGCGGGCATTGTCATGAAGCCCATCCTGAG is a genomic window containing:
- the NYAP1 gene encoding neuronal tyrosine-phosphorylated phosphoinositide-3-kinase adapter 1 isoform X2 gives rise to the protein MNLLYRKTKLEWRQHKEEEAKRSSSKEVAPTGPAGPGAGPGPGVRVRDIASLRRSLRMGFMTMPASQEHTPHPCRSAMAPRSLSCHSVGSMDSVGGGPGVGSGGLTEDSSTRRPPAKPRRHPSTKLSMVGSGAETPPSKKAGSQKPTPEGRESSRKVPPQKPRRSPNTQLSVSFDESCPPAPSPRGGNLPLQRLSRGSRVTGDPDVGAQEEEPVYIEMVGDVFRGGGGSGGGLTGPPLGGGGPTPPAGTDSDSEEGEAIYEEMKYPLPEEAGEGRANGPPPLMATSPPHQPHALQPHTHRRPASALPSRRDGTPTKTTPCEIPPPFPNLLQHRPPLLAFPQAKSASRTPGDGVSRLPVLCHSKEPVSSTPAPQVPARERETPPPLPPPPAANLLLLGPSGRARSHSTPLPPQGSGQPRGERELPNSHSMICPKAAGAPAAPPAPAALLPGPPKDKAVSYTMVYSAVKVTTHSVLPAGPPLGAGEPKTEKEISVLHGMLCTSSRPPVPGKSSPHSGAMGAAAGVLHHRGCLASPHSLPDPTAGPLAPLWTYPAAAAGLKRPPAYESLKAGGVLNKGCGVGAPSPMVKIQLQEQGTDGGAFASISCAHVIASAGTPEEEEEMGATTFGAGWALQRKVLYGGRKAKDLDKVEDGARAWNGSAEGPGKVEREDRGPMTSGIPVRSQGAEGLLARIHHGGDRGGSRTALPIPCQTFPACHRNGDFTGGYRLGRSASTSGVRQAALHTPRPCTQPRDAPSQTHPALPLPLPLPPQPARERDGKLLEVIERKRCVCKEIKARHRPDRGLCKQESMPILPSWRRGPEPRKSGTPPCRRQHTVLWDTAI
- the NYAP1 gene encoding neuronal tyrosine-phosphorylated phosphoinositide-3-kinase adapter 1 isoform X1; protein product: MNLLYRKTKLEWRQHKEEEAKRSSSKEVAPTGPAGPGAGPGPGVRVRDIASLRRSLRMGFMTMPASQEHTPHPCRSAMAPRSLSCHSVGSMDSVGGGPGVGSGGLTEDSSTRRPPAKPRRHPSTKLSMVGSGAETPPSKKAGSQKPTPEGRESSRKVPPQKPRRSPNTQLSVSFDESCPPAPSPRGGNLPLQRLSRGSRVTGDPDVGAQEEEPVYIEMVGDVFRGGGGSGGGLTGPPLGGGGPTPPAGTDSDSEEGEAIYEEMKYPLPEEAGEGRANGPPPLMATSPPHQPHALQPHTHRRPASALPSRRDGTPTKTTPCEIPPPFPNLLQHRPPLLAFPQAKSASRTPGDGVSRLPVLCHSKEPVSSTPAPQVPARERETPPPLPPPPAANLLLLGPSGRARSHSTPLPPQGSGQPRGERELPNSHSMICPKAAGAPAAPPAPAALLPGPPKDKAVSYTMVYSAVKVTTHSVLPAGPPLGAGEPKTEKEISVLHGMLCTSSRPPVPGKSSPHSGAMGAAAGVLHHRGCLASPHSLPDPTAGPLAPLWTYPAAAAGLKRPPAYESLKAGGVLNKGCGVGAPSPMVKIQLQEQGTDGGAFASISCAHVIASAGTPEEEEEMGATTFGAGWALQRKVLYGGRKAKDLDTEVEDGARAWNGSAEGPGKVEREDRGPMTSGIPVRSQGAEGLLARIHHGGDRGGSRTALPIPCQTFPACHRNGDFTGGYRLGRSASTSGVRQAALHTPRPCTQPRDAPSQTHPALPLPLPLPPQPARERDGKLLEVIERKRCVCKEIKARHRPDRGLCKQESMPILPSWRRGPEPRKSGTPPCRRQHTVLWDTAI